The following proteins are encoded in a genomic region of Actinomycetota bacterium:
- a CDS encoding EamA family transporter translates to MARPRVVASATMAVVAAAWGTIPLIVRTVSLPAEQLAALRLWLGAITVLIVLGIRGELHLRRTDPLGRIVTIGILLAIHWAAFFWSIKTTTVAVALVLVYLGPVAMGTLARAVLGEPLKRRSIIALAAALVGVILVARPGAGVTAEGVITGLIAAATFAAMVLIGKPAAQQVGGLKLAGLQMSVAALVMTPWAAMSIPEIPVYWWKIVLLGVVLTGVGLMIYWSLIATLPVMSIAILSYLEPASAVVWAALFLREPGNTWSWIGVALVVGAGIAAGTQSEGPT, encoded by the coding sequence ATGGCCCGCCCTCGTGTCGTTGCGTCCGCCACCATGGCGGTCGTGGCGGCGGCGTGGGGCACGATTCCCCTGATCGTCCGGACCGTCTCCCTGCCCGCAGAACAGCTCGCGGCCTTGCGGCTCTGGCTCGGTGCAATCACGGTACTCATCGTCCTCGGAATCCGAGGTGAGCTCCACCTTCGACGTACCGACCCGCTCGGCCGGATCGTCACGATCGGGATCCTTCTGGCCATCCACTGGGCCGCGTTCTTCTGGTCGATCAAGACGACGACGGTGGCGGTGGCCCTGGTGTTGGTCTACCTCGGACCTGTCGCGATGGGGACCCTGGCTCGTGCAGTTCTCGGTGAACCACTCAAGCGCAGATCCATCATCGCTCTCGCGGCCGCCCTGGTCGGTGTGATCCTGGTGGCACGTCCGGGTGCCGGCGTCACCGCAGAGGGCGTGATCACCGGTCTCATTGCCGCGGCCACCTTCGCCGCCATGGTCCTCATCGGAAAGCCGGCCGCTCAACAGGTGGGGGGACTCAAGCTGGCGGGCCTGCAGATGAGTGTCGCGGCTCTCGTCATGACACCCTGGGCTGCCATGTCGATTCCCGAGATTCCGGTGTACTGGTGGAAGATCGTCCTCCTTGGAGTCGTACTCACCGGCGTCGGGTTGATGATCTACTGGTCGCTCATAGCGACCCTGCCCGTCATGAGCATCGCGATCCTCTCGTACCTGGAGCCCGCCTCGGCGGTCGTGTGGGCTGCCTTGTTCCTGCGCGAACCCGGAAATACGTGGTCGTGGATCGGCGTCGCACTCGTCGTCGGCGCCGGCATTGCTGCAGGAACACAGTCCGAGGGCCCGACCTGA
- a CDS encoding thiolase family protein yields the protein MSTGVVVTHAYRTAVGKAYKGSLRETRPDELLGLLMQGFVERTPELDPAAIDDVIIGCAMPEGEQGMNVGRIATLRAGLPIEVPAMTMNRFCSSGLQTLASGAAHIVAGYSEIVLTGGVESMTMVPMGGNKPAPNPWLAEHMPTAYESMGMTSENVAERFGVGRDEQDRFALESQRRALAAQKAGRYAEEILPVEVRLGDQTFLFDTDDGPRESTLEGLAKLRPAFKVNGTATAGNSSQMSDGAALELLMTREKAEELGFEPLGELVTFQVAAVDPAIMGIGPSVAIPKALDAAGLTLDEIDLIELNEAFASQAVYCIRKLGIDPEKVNVNGGAIALGHPLGCTGAKLTATLLHEMKRRDAKYGIVSMCIGGGMGAAGIFRRS from the coding sequence ATGAGTACTGGAGTCGTCGTTACCCATGCCTACCGCACGGCGGTGGGTAAAGCCTACAAGGGCAGCCTTCGGGAGACTCGCCCCGATGAACTGCTCGGACTCCTGATGCAGGGGTTTGTCGAGCGGACTCCCGAGCTGGATCCGGCTGCCATCGATGATGTGATCATCGGCTGCGCGATGCCCGAAGGAGAGCAGGGAATGAACGTCGGGCGCATCGCCACACTTCGCGCCGGTCTGCCGATCGAAGTTCCTGCCATGACGATGAATCGCTTCTGCAGTTCCGGTCTGCAGACGCTGGCGTCCGGCGCTGCGCATATCGTGGCGGGCTATTCGGAGATCGTGCTGACGGGTGGCGTCGAGTCGATGACGATGGTGCCGATGGGAGGGAACAAGCCTGCACCCAATCCGTGGCTTGCCGAGCACATGCCGACCGCCTACGAATCGATGGGGATGACGAGCGAGAACGTCGCCGAGCGGTTCGGGGTCGGCCGTGATGAGCAGGATCGGTTCGCCCTCGAATCTCAGCGGCGTGCCCTTGCCGCGCAGAAGGCAGGCAGATACGCCGAGGAGATTCTCCCTGTGGAAGTTCGTCTCGGTGATCAGACGTTCCTCTTTGACACCGACGATGGGCCCCGCGAGAGCACGCTGGAGGGGTTGGCGAAGCTCCGGCCCGCCTTCAAAGTGAACGGCACGGCGACGGCGGGAAACTCGTCACAGATGTCCGACGGCGCGGCACTCGAGTTGTTGATGACTCGCGAGAAGGCAGAGGAGCTCGGATTCGAGCCTCTCGGCGAACTCGTCACGTTCCAGGTGGCCGCGGTCGATCCGGCGATCATGGGAATCGGTCCGTCCGTGGCCATTCCCAAGGCGCTCGACGCCGCCGGGCTGACATTGGACGAGATCGACCTGATCGAGCTCAACGAGGCCTTCGCCAGCCAGGCCGTGTACTGCATCCGGAAGCTCGGCATCGACCCGGAGAAGGTGAACGTCAACGGCGGCGCGATCGCCCTCGGACATCCGCTCGGTTGTACCGGAGCCAAACTGACCGCAACGTTGTTGCACGAGATGAAGCGACGCGATGCGAAGTACGGCATCGTGAGCATGTGCATTGGCGGGGGCATGGGTGCCGCGGGGATCTTCCGAAGGAGCTGA
- the surE gene encoding 5'/3'-nucleotidase SurE, with the protein MGYLLLTNDDGADSPALLPFAHALQEIAEVKVVVPDRERSWIGKAITRFGEIRVQRTVLEGVEVVVADGFPADCTQLGVHSLFGARPDMVVSGINIGLNDSLAFFLSSGTAGAAAEGWIAGIPAFAFSTGVTSDHRSWAKRVWAGEDAELWPRAAQISVGVVGDAMRNGYPKGVDLLNVNFGIDATVHSSRLITDLAKLGYDSIFREREPGVFVHDFSTGLRLRGDLSGTDVEAVARGFVSITPVRLAHAAEISDEDRRVLERHDG; encoded by the coding sequence GTGGGGTATCTTCTGTTGACCAATGATGATGGCGCCGACTCGCCGGCCTTGCTGCCGTTTGCTCATGCGCTGCAAGAGATCGCAGAGGTCAAGGTGGTCGTTCCCGATCGCGAGCGCAGCTGGATCGGCAAGGCGATCACCAGGTTCGGGGAAATCCGGGTGCAGCGAACGGTTCTCGAAGGTGTCGAAGTGGTGGTGGCAGACGGGTTTCCTGCCGACTGCACCCAGCTTGGTGTGCATTCGTTGTTCGGGGCCCGGCCGGACATGGTCGTATCCGGTATCAACATCGGCTTGAACGACAGCCTGGCGTTCTTCCTGTCCAGCGGCACGGCCGGCGCGGCGGCCGAAGGATGGATTGCCGGTATCCCGGCATTCGCCTTCTCCACCGGGGTGACGAGTGACCATCGGTCATGGGCAAAACGCGTATGGGCGGGTGAGGACGCCGAGTTGTGGCCTCGCGCCGCCCAGATCAGTGTCGGCGTCGTAGGCGATGCCATGCGTAACGGCTACCCGAAAGGCGTCGATCTGCTCAATGTGAACTTCGGGATCGACGCGACCGTGCACTCATCCCGATTGATCACGGATCTTGCCAAACTCGGTTATGACAGCATCTTCCGAGAACGAGAACCGGGCGTGTTCGTTCACGACTTCTCCACCGGCCTCCGGTTGCGTGGCGACCTTTCGGGTACCGATGTGGAAGCGGTGGCGCGAGGCTTCGTGTCGATCACTCCGGTCCGCCTGGCGCACGCAGCCGAGATCAGCGATGAGGATCGACGTGTGTTGGAGCGGCACGACGGCTGA
- a CDS encoding 3-hydroxyacyl-CoA dehydrogenase/enoyl-CoA hydratase family protein: protein MAIRINRAAVLGAGVMGQGIAAHLANVGIPSYLFDIAPTELTDQEVKKGLTLEDREVRNRISAAGYTSMIKAKPALLYHKDFARFVTPCNYEDDADKLGDVDWIIEAVVERLDIKQKVFAMVDERRKPGSIVCSNTSGLSVAGMVEGRSDDFRKHFLVTHFFNPVRYMRLLELVPCEDTDPELLADMAAFGANVLGKGIVYGKDTPNFVGNRIGTFGMTSVFHWMNEMGVGVTEVDKIFGPATGRPKSAVFRTLDVVGLDTMAHVVTTLAESSPDDPWRERFTVPDALRKLVERGDLGEKTGAGFYKKTRDAEGKRKILVLNLETLEYEEQPKVRFDSIAAARKFETAAERIREMVWFDDKAGRLAWKVTAEMCIYSAQLLGEITDDIVNMDRALRWGFNYELGPFETWDAIGVERSVRRMREEGMTVPGVVETLLAKGDGTWYVRRDGTLYFWNVFTEEYVPVPGLEDIITIADLEVLDSNEGATLFDMGDGVGLLEFHTKMNSIDAQVIEMMDKACDWVNEGRLVGLVVGNEAVNFSVGANIGLVGMLAMSNMWDELEGAVEGIQNAYMKMKYCEGPVVAAPRGLALGGGCEAVMHSDVVRAFAETYMGLVELGVGLIPAGGGCKEMAFRYYGSVPVGVDTNMFPFMEKIFKTIGMATVSTSAEEARDLGYLRPIDKVHLNSDTLLAAAKKDVLAMVDTGYTPPARRTVTVPGRDGVAAIEIAAHTMRGGGYISEYDEHLAKRLAYVICGGDVAQGTERSEQDFLDLEREVFLELCHEDKTLERIQHMLATGKPLRN, encoded by the coding sequence ATGGCTATAAGGATCAACCGGGCGGCAGTGCTGGGAGCAGGCGTCATGGGCCAGGGCATCGCAGCCCACCTGGCCAACGTCGGAATACCCTCTTATCTCTTCGATATCGCACCGACCGAGCTGACCGATCAGGAGGTGAAGAAGGGTCTGACACTCGAAGATCGTGAAGTTCGCAACAGGATCTCGGCCGCCGGGTATACATCGATGATCAAGGCCAAACCGGCCTTGCTCTATCACAAGGACTTTGCACGATTCGTCACGCCCTGCAACTACGAAGACGACGCCGACAAGCTGGGGGACGTGGACTGGATCATCGAAGCGGTTGTGGAGCGGCTCGACATCAAGCAGAAGGTCTTTGCGATGGTTGACGAACGACGCAAGCCGGGAAGCATCGTCTGCTCCAATACCTCTGGTCTCTCGGTTGCGGGGATGGTCGAAGGTCGCAGCGACGACTTTCGCAAGCACTTCCTCGTGACCCACTTCTTCAATCCGGTCAGATATATGCGCCTCCTCGAGCTGGTCCCCTGCGAGGACACCGACCCGGAATTGCTGGCCGACATGGCCGCGTTCGGTGCGAACGTTCTCGGCAAGGGCATCGTCTACGGCAAGGACACTCCGAACTTCGTTGGAAACCGGATCGGCACCTTCGGCATGACGTCGGTATTCCACTGGATGAACGAGATGGGTGTTGGCGTTACCGAGGTCGACAAGATCTTTGGACCTGCAACAGGGCGTCCGAAATCAGCCGTGTTCCGAACCCTGGACGTCGTCGGTCTCGACACCATGGCCCATGTTGTGACCACGCTGGCGGAGTCTTCACCCGACGATCCGTGGCGTGAGCGATTCACCGTTCCGGACGCTCTCCGGAAACTGGTCGAAAGGGGCGATCTGGGGGAGAAGACAGGGGCCGGCTTCTACAAGAAGACTCGGGATGCGGAGGGAAAGCGCAAGATCCTCGTGCTGAACCTGGAAACCCTCGAGTATGAAGAACAGCCGAAAGTCCGGTTCGACTCCATTGCTGCAGCCAGGAAGTTCGAGACTGCGGCGGAGAGAATCCGTGAGATGGTCTGGTTCGATGACAAGGCAGGACGGCTCGCCTGGAAGGTCACGGCGGAGATGTGTATCTATTCCGCACAACTCCTGGGAGAGATCACAGACGACATCGTCAATATGGATCGGGCCCTTCGGTGGGGCTTCAACTATGAACTTGGTCCATTCGAAACGTGGGATGCGATCGGTGTCGAACGGTCGGTTCGGCGTATGCGCGAGGAAGGCATGACGGTTCCCGGTGTTGTCGAAACGCTGCTCGCCAAGGGTGATGGAACCTGGTACGTGCGTCGTGACGGCACTCTGTACTTCTGGAATGTGTTCACCGAGGAGTACGTGCCGGTTCCAGGGTTGGAAGACATCATCACGATTGCCGATCTGGAGGTGCTCGACAGCAACGAAGGGGCCACGCTGTTCGACATGGGAGACGGTGTCGGCCTGCTCGAATTCCACACGAAGATGAACTCGATCGACGCGCAGGTCATCGAGATGATGGACAAGGCGTGTGATTGGGTGAACGAAGGCAGGCTCGTCGGCCTCGTGGTCGGCAACGAGGCTGTCAACTTCTCCGTCGGAGCGAACATCGGTCTGGTGGGGATGCTCGCCATGTCGAACATGTGGGACGAACTCGAGGGTGCGGTTGAGGGCATCCAGAATGCCTATATGAAGATGAAGTACTGTGAAGGGCCCGTCGTGGCCGCTCCAAGAGGTCTGGCGCTGGGCGGTGGATGCGAAGCCGTCATGCACAGCGATGTCGTTCGGGCGTTCGCCGAGACGTACATGGGTCTTGTGGAGCTGGGGGTGGGACTCATCCCAGCGGGGGGTGGATGCAAGGAGATGGCGTTTCGGTACTACGGAAGCGTGCCGGTCGGCGTGGACACGAACATGTTCCCGTTCATGGAGAAGATCTTCAAGACGATCGGGATGGCCACCGTGTCCACGAGTGCCGAGGAAGCGCGCGACCTCGGGTACTTGCGTCCGATCGACAAGGTACACCTGAACTCCGATACTCTCCTCGCCGCCGCCAAGAAGGACGTTCTAGCGATGGTGGACACCGGGTACACGCCGCCGGCGCGGCGCACGGTCACCGTCCCCGGGAGGGATGGCGTTGCCGCCATCGAGATCGCGGCACACACGATGCGAGGCGGCGGCTACATCAGCGAGTATGACGAGCATCTGGCCAAGAGGCTTGCGTACGTGATCTGTGGTGGCGATGTCGCCCAGGGAACCGAACGGAGCGAGCAGGACTTCCTCGATCTTGAACGTGAGGTATTCCTGGAGCTGTGTCACGAAGACAAGACACTCGAACGGATTCAGCACATGTTGGCTACCGGAAAACCGCTGCGGAACTAA
- a CDS encoding dCTP deaminase translates to MIFSDRTIKEAVDSGRIVIDPFDESFVQPSSVDLRVDRFFRVFENHRYSHIDPKLAQEDLTALVETGADDPFMLHPGEFVLGSTLERVRLADDVVARLEGKSSLGRLGLLIHSTAGFVDPGFDGYLTLELSNVAKLPIAIYPGMRIGQISFYELTTPADHPYGTAGSKYQGQRGPTPSRIHQDFA, encoded by the coding sequence GTGATCTTCTCAGACAGGACCATCAAAGAGGCCGTGGACTCGGGGCGCATCGTCATCGACCCCTTCGACGAGTCGTTCGTGCAGCCTTCCAGCGTAGACCTGAGGGTCGACCGGTTCTTCCGGGTCTTCGAGAACCACCGATACTCCCACATCGACCCAAAACTGGCCCAGGAGGATCTGACCGCTCTCGTGGAGACCGGCGCCGACGATCCCTTCATGTTGCACCCGGGCGAGTTCGTCCTCGGCTCCACTCTGGAGCGAGTTCGTCTCGCCGACGATGTCGTCGCACGGCTCGAGGGCAAGTCGAGTCTCGGACGGCTCGGTCTGCTGATCCATTCGACCGCCGGGTTCGTGGATCCCGGATTCGACGGCTATCTCACGCTCGAACTCTCCAACGTTGCGAAGCTGCCGATCGCCATCTACCCGGGTATGAGGATCGGACAGATCTCCTTCTACGAGTTGACGACACCCGCCGACCACCCCTACGGCACGGCGGGCAGCAAGTATCAGGGACAGCGGGGACCGACACCAAGCAGAATCCACCAGGACTTCGCGTAG
- a CDS encoding LysR family transcriptional regulator, which produces MLNPRELQIFLAAAETENFSEAARRLSISQPAISMQIRSLEEKLKVPLFTRTGRQVTLTDPGRVLIPMARDVIDRTIHLEEAMASLQGEIVGVLKLGCSTAAGKYVIPKLMAGFHKRFPRVGLICDVTGRHMALEKLREGDVQLALTSLREPYKGIEYRPFLTDRIVLIVPPDHPWATLERPLKPKELLAGQFILRESQSGTRGAVIEGLSWHDMTIDDLEKVMVLGNSEAICGAVQEKIGVAFVSMSVACEATKAGTVVPIQIEDMDLTTTLFMARDTDRPATRAQAAYWEFAFSPENEHIRRQPSLPPDTFC; this is translated from the coding sequence ATGCTCAACCCGAGAGAACTCCAGATCTTCCTCGCCGCGGCCGAGACCGAAAACTTCTCCGAGGCTGCCAGAAGGCTCAGCATCTCACAGCCTGCAATCTCGATGCAGATCCGGTCTTTGGAAGAGAAACTCAAAGTCCCCCTGTTCACCCGCACAGGCAGACAGGTCACCCTGACGGACCCGGGCCGGGTACTCATCCCGATGGCCCGCGACGTCATCGACCGCACCATCCACCTGGAGGAGGCGATGGCCTCGTTGCAGGGAGAAATCGTCGGAGTGCTCAAGCTCGGGTGCAGCACGGCTGCCGGAAAGTACGTCATTCCGAAACTCATGGCCGGCTTTCACAAGCGCTTCCCGAGAGTGGGCCTCATCTGTGACGTGACCGGCCGCCACATGGCACTGGAGAAACTGCGCGAAGGTGACGTTCAGCTCGCACTGACGAGCCTCCGAGAACCGTACAAAGGCATCGAATACCGGCCGTTCCTGACCGATCGGATCGTGTTGATCGTCCCGCCGGATCATCCCTGGGCGACACTCGAACGTCCTCTCAAACCCAAGGAGCTACTCGCAGGTCAGTTCATCCTTCGAGAGTCCCAGTCGGGAACCCGCGGAGCGGTGATCGAAGGGCTCTCCTGGCACGATATGACCATCGACGATCTCGAGAAGGTGATGGTGCTCGGGAACTCGGAAGCCATCTGCGGGGCGGTACAGGAAAAGATCGGAGTTGCGTTCGTCTCGATGTCCGTTGCCTGCGAGGCCACGAAGGCCGGGACGGTCGTTCCCATCCAGATCGAAGACATGGACCTCACAACGACGCTCTTCATGGCCCGCGATACCGACCGGCCTGCTACCAGAGCCCAGGCGGCGTATTGGGAGTTTGCGTTCTCGCCCGAGAACGAACACATCCGACGTCAACCAAGTCTCCCACCAGACACGTTCTGCTGA